The following coding sequences lie in one Chionomys nivalis chromosome 8, mChiNiv1.1, whole genome shotgun sequence genomic window:
- the Septin1 gene encoding septin-1: MDKEYVGFAALPNQLHRKSVKKGFDFTLMVAGESGLGKSTLINSLFLTNLYEDRQVPDASARTTQTLTIERRGVEIEEGGIKVKLTLVDTPGFGDSVDCSDCWLPVVRFIEEQFEQYLRDESGLNRKNIQDSRVHCCLYFISPFGRGLRPLDVAFLRAVHEKVNVIPVIGKADALMPRETQVLKQKIRDQLKEEEINIYQFPECDSDEDEEFKKQNEEMKGSIPFAVVGSCEVVRDGGTRPVRGRRYSWGTVEVENPHHCDFLNLRRMLVQTHLQDLKEVTHDLLYEGYRARCLQSLARPGARDRTSRSKLSRQSATEIPLPILPLADTEKLIREKDEELRRMQEMLEKMQAQMQQSQAQGEQSDSL, from the exons ATG GACAAGGAATATGTGGGGTTTGCGGCCCTCCCCAACCAGCTGCACCGCAAGTCTGTCAAGAAGGGGTTTGACTTCACACTCATGGTGGCAG GCGAGTCAGGCCTCGGGAAATCCACCCTCATCAACAGCTTGTTCCTCACCAACCTCTACGAAGATCGGCAGGTGCCCGATGCCAGTG CACGAACCACACAAACTCTGACCATCGAGCGCCGGGGCGTGGAGATCGAGGAGGGAGGCATCAAGGTGAAGCTGACCTTGGTGGACACGCCCGGCTTTGGGGACTCTGTGGACTGCTCAGACTG CTGGCTGCCTGTAGTCCGATTCATTGAGGAGCAGTTTGAGCAATACCTCAGGGACGAGAGCGGCCTCAACAGGAAAAACATCCAGGACTCCAGAGTCCACTGCTGCCTCTACTTCATCTCACCCTTCGGCAGAGG GCTCCGCCCCCTGGATGTGGCTTTCCTCCGGGCAGTGCACGAGAAGGTCAATGTTATTCCGGTCATCGGCAAAGCAGATGCCCTGATGCCTAGGgaaactcaggttctcaagcaGAAG ATCCGGGACCAGTTGAAGGAGGAGGAGATCAACATCTACCAGTTCCCAGAATGTGACTCTGATGAGGACGAAGAATTcaagaagcagaatgaagagatgAAG GGAAGCATCCCTTTCGCGGTGGTTGGTTCCTGTGAAGTGGTGAGGGATGGCGGAACCCGACCAGTGAGGGGACGCCGCTACTCCTGGGGTACCGTGGAAG TGGAGAATCCACATCATTGCGATTTCCTAAACCTGAGGCGGATGCTGGTACAGACCCACCTTCAGGACTTGAAAGAGGTGACCCACGATCTGCTCTACGAGGGCTATCGGGCTCGCTGCCTACAAAGTCTGGCTCGACCTGGGGCCCGGGACCGAACCAGCCGCAG CAAGCTTTCCCGGCAGAGTGCCACGGAGATCCCACTGCCCATACTGCCTCTAGCCGACACTGAGAAGTTGATTCGCGAGAAAGACGAAGAG CTGCGCCGCATGCAAGAAATGCTGGAGAAGATGCAAGCTCAGATGCAGCAGAGCCAGGCTCAGGGCGAGCAGTCAGACTCGCTGTGA
- the Myl11 gene encoding myosin regulatory light chain 11, with protein MAPKKAKRRAAAEGSSNVFSMFDQTQIQEFKEAFTVIDQNRDGIIDKEDLRDTFAAMGRLNVKNEELDAMMKEASGPINFTVFLTMFGEKLKGADPEDVITGAFKVLDPEGKGTIKKQFLEELLTTQCDRFSQEEIKNMWAAFPPDVGGNVDYKNICYVITHGDAKDQE; from the exons ATG GCACCCAAGAAGGCCAAGAGAAGGGCAGCAGCAGAAGGGAGCTCCAATGTCTTCTCCATGTTCGACCAGACTCAGATCCAGGAGTTCAAGGAG GCTTTTACTGTAATTGACCAGAACCGAGATGGCATTATCGACAAGGAGGATCTCCGGGACACCTTTGCAGCCATGG GCCGTCTCAATGTGAAGAATGAGGAACTCGACGCCATGATGAAGGAAGCCAGTGGGCCCATCAACTTCACCGTCTTCCTGACCATGTTTGGGGAGAAGCTGAAGG GTGCGGACCCTGAGGATGTGATCACCGGAGCCTTCAAGGTCCTGGACCCAGAGGGCAAGGGCACCATCAAGAAGCAGTT CCTGGAGGAGTTGCTCACCACACAGTGTGACAGATTTTCCCAGGAGGAG ATCAAGAACATGTGGGCAGCCTTCCCTCCAGATGTGGGCGGCAACGTAGACTACAAGAACATCTGCTATGTCATCACACACGGTGACGCTAAGGACCAGGAATAG